The genomic stretch GACGAACAGGGTTCGCGTGCGATTGTCGGCGTTTCGGCTCGCGGCGAGCCATCCGACGATCACAACGAGCGGCGGGTCCTCGCGGCGCATGCCGGACAGGTTGCGCTCGTCATACGGCGCCCAGTGGAGCACCACCCAGCGGTCGCACGGCAGCCACCGGGCGCCCGGCCGGCAAGCGCGTCGGAGTTCAATTCGGTCGTAGATGAGTTCGTGCAGCCAACTGCCGTAGGACGGCGGGGACAGGAAGTGAACCCGCATGGGAAGCAGCACTCTGCAGCAGCCGGCGGCTCGCTGCCGGTGGCAGCCGAAGTGAGCAGTGCCGCTCGGCCACACAGCGGATGCTGCCGAGGCTCCGCCCGAAGCGCTTGAGGCACTCCGACACGGCCTGCCGGCGGACTCGATCCTCAACGACCGCGCCCGTGCTCTGACCGCTCGGTGACGGCCTCTCGGCCCGATCGAGGCTGTGTTGGCTCGGCTACTGCTCACGGGTGCGGCGAGGTCACCGGCAGCGACACGAGCCTTTCGACTGAGCGCGACTGCTGTCGTGCGACGGCGCTGCTCAAGCCGGACAACCCGAATGCTCGATCCGAAAGTTGGTCGCATCAGCAAATTCGGTCTTGACAATTTGGTCGGTCCGGCCATAGTTGGGGGGGTGGCACGCAACGTACCGGTCTCTGAGGCCAGCACTCAGCGCGCCGTCGACGCGACAGACGGACAGCCGACCAAGCGCGGTCGATACGCGGCCGGCAAGGAGACACGCCGCGCGATCCTCGTCGCGGCGAGCCGCCTGTTTTGCGAGCGAGGCATCGCCGGAGTCTCCAAGCCGGACATCGCGCACGAGGCCGGCGTGTTCCCGAGCCAACTCGGCTACTACTTCGGCACCAAGGAGGCGCTGTTCGTGGAGGCAGCGTGCCGCGACGTCCTTCATCTCGCCAGCGAGGTCGAACGGGCGGCGGCGCGAACGCGGACACCGGCCTCCTATGTCCGCTCGCTCGTACGAACCGCGCTCGACTCGGAGGCGTTGCTGTTCTTCGCCGAGGCTGTCCTGCTGGTCCGCATGCGTCCGGAGCTGGCAGCGCGGGTCACGGACGCCTTCGAGCGCCTGCATCGTGAGGGCGAGCGCGCCGTGGTGGAGAACCTCGTGGCCCGCGGCTGGCGGCTGCGCGCCAGCGCGGAAGCGGAAGCGCGCGGCTTCTGGGCCGCGCTGCTCGGCGTCACGCTCGAGCGGGCCGCATTCGGATCCGCCTTCCGACCCGCCACCGCCGAGGCGACGGTGCAGCTGGTCCTGAACCTCTACGACGTCCAAGCCAAGAACCCGAGATCGGAGATCGAGACATGACGACGGGTGTCGTTGACCACGAGCACACGCGCGACCCGTTCGCGCAGCAACGTCCCGTCCCGGACAACCTGATCTCGGACCTCAACGGCGTCAACGCCTTCTCTGCGGACAT from Capillimicrobium parvum encodes the following:
- a CDS encoding TetR/AcrR family transcriptional regulator C-terminal domain-containing protein, which translates into the protein MLDPKVGRISKFGLDNLVGPAIVGGVARNVPVSEASTQRAVDATDGQPTKRGRYAAGKETRRAILVAASRLFCERGIAGVSKPDIAHEAGVFPSQLGYYFGTKEALFVEAACRDVLHLASEVERAAARTRTPASYVRSLVRTALDSEALLFFAEAVLLVRMRPELAARVTDAFERLHREGERAVVENLVARGWRLRASAEAEARGFWAALLGVTLERAAFGSAFRPATAEATVQLVLNLYDVQAKNPRSEIET